One region of Vigna angularis cultivar LongXiaoDou No.4 chromosome 10, ASM1680809v1, whole genome shotgun sequence genomic DNA includes:
- the LOC108335701 gene encoding RNA-binding motif protein 25 isoform X2, whose translation MIRPVFPPRPPGAVNIPPMSRPPVAGIPTVRPIIPPVVRPMVAPSATPAEKPQNTVYIGKIASTVENEFMLSLLQLCGTIKTWKRPQDLSTGTPTSFGFYEFESAEGVLRALRLLTKLNIDGQELKVNVNQAMKEHLERYVQKKAENLNKESQAGVVEKDEGEQTSNANEGTKAEKESSNKVDSESVNKESHDVTNFGIVTDEDREGDREALEKITKMIEERLKTRPLPPPPAQPTGDGSVSLTSEQPVKTREGDSVDTEKNESAENKGEKETNSDKPSSERDRSESPDRRHDRKSRERDRDRELKREKERELERYEREAERERVRKEREQRRRIEEAERQYEAYLKEWEYREREKEKERQYEKEKEKERERKRRKEILYDEEDEDEDSRKRWRRSAIEEKRKKRSREKEDDMLDKLKEEEEIAEAKKKAEEEQKRQRDALKLLTEHVVNGGNENMITEEVTNEVKGNITEQDIVADYSREDHTGDGNVLNVTSDELTIVAPTDTQGNAPTKKLGFGLVGSGKRTTVPSVFHEEEDDDAHKDKKMRPLVPIDYSTEELQAVQPTVPGPTPPNLAAAAEFAKRISSTNFKEDKLDGERDRSRRSNDKSNHRDRDRNDEDGTHNRDENKERIPERDRDRDHGSEKLKTSDNKRLLDAKQLIDMIPKTKEELFSYEIDWAVYDKHQLHERMRPWISKKIKEFLGEEETTLIDYIVSSTQEHVKASQMLERLQIILDEEAEMFVLKMWRMLIFEIKKVETGLALRSKS comes from the exons TTATGTGGAACTATCAAGACCTGGAAACGTCCTCAAGATTTATCCACTGGAACTCCTACCAGTTTTGGGTTTTATGAGTTTGAGTCTGCAGAAGGGGTTCTCCGTGCCTTGAGACTCCTTACTAAATTGAATATTGACGGACAAGAACTGAAG gTCAACGTCaatcaagccatgaaagaaCACCTGGAGCGATATGTTCAGAAAAAAGCTGAGAACTTGAACAAAGAAAGTCAGGCAGGAGTAGTTGAAAAAGATGAAGGTGAACAAACTTCTAATGCAAATGAGGGTACAAAGGCAGAGAAAGAATCCTCAAATAAAGTGGATAGTGAATCAGTAAATAAGGAATCCCATGATGTGACAAACTTTGGGATTGTCACTGATGAAGATAGAGAAGGGGATCGTGAGGCTTTAGAAAAGATCACAAAGATGATAGAGGAAAGGTTGAAGACAAGACCTTTGCCTCCACCACCTGCACAGCCAACTGGTGATGGTTCTGTGAGTTTAACCTCAGAACAACCTGTTAAAACAAGAGAGGGAGACTCTGTTGATACAGAGAAGAATG AATCTGCTGAAAATAAAGGTGAGAAAGAGACAAACAGTGATAAACCTAGCAGTGAACGGGATAGGTCTGAAAGCCCTGATAGAAGACATGACAGAAAAAGCAGAGAGAGGGACCGAGATAGGGAATTAAAacgagaaaaggaaagagaactTGAAAGATACGAGAGAGAAGCAGAGCGGGAACGTGTTCGGAAAGAGAGGGAACAAAGACGAAGAATTGAGGAGGCTGAACGTCAATATGAAGCATATTTGAAGGAATGGGAGTATAGAGAacgagagaaagagaaagagcgccaatatgaaaaagagaaggaaaaggaaaGGGAACGTAAAAGGAGAAAGGAGATACTTTATGATGAAGAGGATGAGGATGAAGATTCTAGGAAGAGGTGGCGAAGAAGTGCGATagaggagaagaggaagaagaggtcACGTGAGAAGGAAGATGACATGCTTGACAAActaaaggaagaggaagaaattgCTGAGGCTAAGAAGAAGGCCGAGGAGGAACAAAAGCGGCAAAGAGATGCTTTAAAACTATTAACTGAGCATGTGGTAAATGGTGGTAATGAAAATATGATTACTGAAGAGGTTACTAATGAAGTCAAAGGCAATATTACTGAACAAGATATTGTAGCTGATTATAGTCGTGAAGATCATACTG GTGATGGGAATGTACTAAATGTCACCAGTGATGAATTAACTATAGTTGCTCCAACTGATACACAAGGTAATGCTCCTACAAAAAAATTGGGATTTGGCCTAGTTGGTTCAGGGAAAAGAACAACTGTGCCTTCTGTTTTCCATGAAGAGGAGGATGATGAtgcacacaaggacaaaaaaatGAGGCCATTGGTTCCAATTGATTACTCAACTGAAGAATTGCAGGCTGTTCAACCTACAGTGCCTGGTCCAACACCACCAAATTTGGCCGCTGCTGCCGAATTTGCAAAGCGTATATCCAGTACAAATTTCAAGGAAGATAAGCTGGATGGAGAACGGGATAGAAGTAGGCGTTCAAATGATAAGTCTAATCACCGTGATAGGGACAGAAATGATGAAGATGGTACTCACAACAGAGATGAAAACAAGGAGAGAATTCCTGAACGTGACAGGGATCGAGATCATGGATCGGAGAAACTTAAGACTTCTGATAACAAGAGGCTTTTGGATGCTAAACAATTGATTGATATGATACCGAAGACCAAGGAGGAGTTGTTCTCGTATGAGATAGATTGGGCAGTATATGATAAG CATCAACTACATGAAAGAATGAGACCGTggatttcaaagaaaatcaaAGAGTTTTTGGGGGAAGAAGAGACTACATTGATAGATTATATTGTTTCTAGTACACAAGAACATGTGAAAGCATCCCAAATGCTTGAGCGTCTTCAGATTATTTTGGACGAAGAGGCTGAAATGTTCGTTCTGAAGATGTGGAGGATGCTTATCTTTGAAATAAAGAAGGTAGAGACAGGTCTAGCTCTGAGGTCAAAATCATGA
- the LOC108335321 gene encoding U-box domain-containing protein 19, which yields MIRNISRSGRRILTFPAVHPCESIAPSTLLPSLITLCKAISSFQHRLSCFPCNKLNARNAIRLTHLLQPFLREIRDCHSGLPDPATLSLSELHLTFQKLIFLLEDLSREGAKLYMLMESDRVATQFRVISRSMATALDVFPFGSVEISEETKEHALLLNVQARKGRFEFEEEDKRVVMSVVSGLTRFENQVAPDEGDLRWVIEYIGVKGWNECNKEVKFLEGEIGFKGSDEKRNKVTLLSSLVGFMSYCRCLVMEAVDCEESNKKIEGTRESSIESEIDLSLSCLNPDDFRCPISLELMSDPVTIETGHTYDRSSILKWFRSGNLTCPNTAKRLITTEMVPNLVLRKLIQQYCYANDISIPFVDLGRRNREGTRRVEPESVAAEGAMRMLASFLKGKIENGSGEEMNRGAFEIRLISKTSVFNRSCLVEAGLVPLLLRLLSSMDSLTQENAAAALLNLSKCAKSRSVMVEKWGLELIVGVLKKGVKMEARQHAAAVLFYLSAEYGNLIGKEAEAIPALIRLVKDGSYRSKKNGLVAIFGLLKHHENHKRVVEGGAVPLLVGILKGSENEDLITDSLAVLASLAEKSEGMLAIIEEEGLHVAVEILSCSSSRVGREHCVALLLSLSLNGGEEVVGYLVKSPSLMGSLYSQISEGTSRARKKASALIRVLHDFYERRSSGFKISVIPQEQFIHVR from the coding sequence ATGATCCGAAACATAAGCCGGTCGGGTCGCCGGATACTAACTTTTCCGGCGGTTCATCCATGCGAAAGCATCGCTCCCTCTACTCTTCTCCCTTCACTCATCACTCTCTGCAAAGCTATCTCCTCTTTCCAGCACAGGTTATCGTGTTTTCCTTGCAACAAGCTAAACGCGAGAAACGCTATTCGTTTGACCCATCTTCTCCAACCTTTCCTTCGTGAAATCCGAGACTGTCATTCGGGTCTTCCTGATCCTGCAACTCTGAGCCTCTCCGAGCTCCATTTAACCTTCCAGAAGCTTATTTTCCTTCTTGAAGATCTCTCCCGCGAAGGTGCCAAGCTTTACATGTTGATGGAATCGGATCGGGTTGCCACTCAATTTCGGGTCATATCAAGATCCATGGCCACTGCTTTAGACGTTTTCCCTTTCGGTTCTGTGGAGATCTCTGAGGAAACCAAAGAGCACGCTTTGCTGCTGAACGTACAAGCCAGGAAGGGCAGGTTTGAATTTGAGGAAGAAGATAAACGGGTTGTGATGAGTGTTGTGTCGGGTTTGACCCGGTTCGAGAACCAGGTTGCTCCGGATGAGGGTGATCTGAGGTGGGTCATTGAGTATATTGGGGTTAAAGGGTGGAATGAGTGTAACAAAGAGGTGAAGTTTTTGGAGGGAGAAATTGGGTTTAAGGGCTCCGATGAGAAAAGGAACAAGGTGACACTTTTGAGTAGTTTGGTGGGGTTCATGAGTTATTGTAGATGCCTTGTGATGGAGGCTGTTGACTGTGAAGAGAGTAACAAAAAAATTGAGGGAACGAGAGAAAGTAGTATTGAAAGTGAGATTGATCTGAGTTTGAGTTGTCTTAACCCGGATGATTTTCGATGTCCAATCTCTTTGGAACTGATGAGTGATCCAGTGACAATAGAGACAGGTCATACGTATGATCGTTCTTCAATTCTGAAGTGGTTCAGAAGTGGAAACTTGACGTGTCCTAACACAGCTAAAAGGCTTATCACCACTGAAATGGTTCCAAACTTAGTGCTTCGGAAGTTGATTCAGCAGTATTGCTATGCAAATGACATAAGcattccctttgttgatttggGTCGTAGGAATCGTGAGGGTACTAGGAGAGTGGAGCCTGAGAGTGTAGCAGCAGAGGGAGCAATGAGAATGTTGGCTAGTTTTCTGAAAGGCAAGATTGAGAATGGAAGTGGGGAAGAGATGAATAGAGGTGCATTTGAAATAAGGCTTATTTCCAAAACAAGCGTTTTCAATAGGTCTTGTTTGGTGGAAGCTGGTTTGGTTCCTCTTTTGTTGAGGTTGTTGTCATCGATGGATTCGTTGACTCAAGAGAATGCTGCAGCAGCCCTTCTAAACCTCTCAAAATGTGCAAAGAGTAGAAGTGTGATGGTTGAGAAATGGGGGTTGGAATTAATTGTTGGGGTTTTAAAGAAGGGTGTGAAGATGGAAGCTCGCCAGCATGCTGCTGCTGTGTTGTTTTACCTTAGTGCTGAGTATGGGAACCTGATAGGGAAGGAGGCAGAAGCAATTCCAGCATTGATAAGGCTTGTCAAAGATGGCTCTTATCGAAGCAAGAAAAATGGGTTGGTTGCAATATTTGGTCTTCTTAAGCACCATGAAAATCATAAGAGGGTGGTGGAAGGTGGAGCAGTTCCTTTGCTAGTTGGTATCTTGAAAGGATCTGAAAATGAAGACCTAATCACAGATTCTCTGGCAGTTCTGGCAAGTCTAGCAGAGAAGAGTGAGGGAATGTTAGCAATTATTGAGGAAGAGGGATTGCATGTAGCTGTTGAAATTTTGAGTTGTTCATCTTCGAGGGTGGGAAGGGAGCACTGTGTGGCCTTGTTGCTTTCTTTGTCTCTAAATGGTGGAGAGGAAGTGGTTGGTTATTTAGTGAAGAGTCCTTCTCTTATGGGATCATTGTATTCCCAAATAAGTGAAGGCACATCTCGAGCAAGGAAGAAAGCAAGTGCTCTCATTAGGGTCCTCCATGATTTTTATGAAAGGAGGTCCTCTGGCTTTAAGATTTCAGTAATTCCGCAAGAACAGTTCATTCATGTTCGGTAA